Proteins encoded within one genomic window of Manis pentadactyla isolate mManPen7 chromosome 4, mManPen7.hap1, whole genome shotgun sequence:
- the TTC39A gene encoding tetratricopeptide repeat protein 39A isoform X12, producing the protein MMYIWNGYAVIGKQKELTDGILEIITRAEEMLEKGPENEYSVDDECLVKLLKGLCLKYVGRVQEAEENFRSISANEKKIKYDHYLIPNALLELALLFMEQGRNEEAVKLLETAKQNYKNYSMESRTHFRIQAAILQAKSSLENGSRSMVSPVSL; encoded by the exons ATGATGTACATTTGGAATGGCTACGCTGTCATTGGGAAGCAGAAGGAACTCACAGATGGGATACTTGAGATTATCACCAGGGCTGAAGAGATGCTGGAAAAGGGCCCAG AGAATGAGTACTCAGTGGATGATGAGTGCTTGGTGAAGCTGCTGAAAGGTCTGTGTCTGAAATACGTGGGCCGTGTCCAGGAAGCCGAGGAGAACTTCAGGAGCATCTCTGCCAA TGAAAAGAAGATTAAATATGACCACTACTTGATCCCAAATGCCCTGCTGGAGCTGGCCCTGCTGTTTATGGAGCAAGGCAGAAATGAAGAAGCTGTCAAACTCTTGGAAACTGCCAA GCAAAACTATAAGAATTACTCCATGGAGTCAAGGACACATTTTCGAATCCAGGCAGCCATACTCCAAGCCAAGTCTTCCCTAGAAAATGGCAGCAGATCCATGGTCTCGCCAGTGTCCTTGTAG